A genomic segment from Bradyrhizobium diazoefficiens USDA 110 encodes:
- a CDS encoding electron transfer flavoprotein subunit alpha/FixB family protein, with product MTTLLIAEHDNASLKDATNKALTAAAALGADVEVLVAGEGAKAAADAAAKLAGVKKVLLADGALYAHDLAEPLAALIVSLAPSYDAIVAPATSRFKNVMPRVAALLDVMQVSEIIKVVAPDTYERPIYAGNAIQTVKSKDAKKVITVRTSTFAAAGEGGSAPVESVQAAADPGLSSFVGEEVAKSDRPELTSAKIIVSGGRAMQSRENFAKYIEPLADKLGAGVGASRAAVDAGYAPNDWQVGQTGKVVAPELYVAVGISGAIQHLAGMKDSKVIVAINKDEDAPIFQVADYGLVADLYQAVPELTAELGKLGK from the coding sequence ATGACGACGCTTCTGATTGCCGAACACGACAACGCGTCGTTGAAGGATGCGACCAACAAGGCCCTGACCGCGGCCGCCGCGCTCGGCGCGGACGTCGAGGTCCTGGTGGCCGGCGAGGGTGCCAAGGCCGCGGCGGATGCCGCCGCCAAGCTCGCGGGCGTGAAGAAGGTGCTGCTCGCCGATGGCGCGCTTTACGCGCACGATCTTGCCGAGCCGCTGGCCGCGCTGATCGTCTCGCTGGCCCCGTCCTATGACGCGATCGTCGCGCCCGCGACCTCGCGCTTCAAGAACGTGATGCCGCGCGTCGCAGCCCTGCTCGACGTCATGCAGGTCTCGGAGATCATCAAGGTGGTCGCCCCCGATACCTACGAGCGTCCGATCTATGCCGGCAACGCCATCCAGACGGTGAAGTCGAAGGACGCCAAGAAGGTCATCACGGTGCGGACCTCCACCTTCGCCGCAGCGGGCGAGGGCGGCAGTGCGCCGGTCGAGAGCGTTCAGGCGGCGGCTGATCCGGGCCTGTCGTCCTTCGTTGGCGAGGAGGTCGCCAAGAGCGACCGTCCCGAGCTGACCTCGGCGAAGATCATCGTCTCCGGTGGCCGTGCCATGCAGAGCCGCGAGAATTTCGCCAAATACATCGAGCCCCTCGCCGACAAGCTCGGCGCCGGCGTCGGTGCCTCGCGCGCGGCGGTGGACGCCGGCTATGCGCCGAACGACTGGCAGGTTGGCCAGACCGGCAAGGTCGTGGCCCCCGAGCTCTATGTCGCGGTGGGCATTTCCGGCGCGATCCAGCATCTGGCCGGCATGAAGGACTCCAAGGTGATCGTGGCGATCAACAAGGACGAGGACGCGCCGATCTTCCAGGTCGCCGATTACGGCCTGGTCGCCGACCTCTACCAGGCGGTTCCGGAGCTGACAGCCGAACTCGGCAAGCTCGGCAAGTAA
- a CDS encoding 3-hydroxybutyryl-CoA dehydrogenase has product MAAVIKKVGVIGAGQMGNGIAHVAALAGFDVVLNDVSADRLKSGMATINGNLARQVSKKVVTEEAKTKALSRIVAAEKLDDLADCDLVIETAVEKEEVKRKIFHELCAVLKPEAIVASDTSSISITRLAAATDRPERFIGIHFMNPVPLMELVELIRGIATDDATFEASKEFVAKLGKQVAVSEDFPAFIVNRILLPMINEAIYTLYEGVGNVEAIDAAMKLGAHHPMGPLELADFIGLDTCLSIMQVLHEGLADSKYRPCPLLVKYVEAGWLGRKTQRGFYDYRGAKPVPTR; this is encoded by the coding sequence ATGGCGGCAGTGATCAAGAAGGTCGGCGTGATCGGCGCGGGGCAGATGGGCAATGGCATCGCGCATGTTGCGGCGCTGGCTGGCTTCGACGTGGTGCTCAACGACGTTTCGGCCGATCGCCTCAAGTCGGGCATGGCCACCATCAACGGCAATCTGGCCCGCCAGGTCTCCAAGAAGGTCGTCACCGAGGAGGCCAAGACCAAGGCGCTGTCGCGCATCGTGGCCGCCGAGAAGCTCGACGATCTCGCCGACTGCGATCTCGTGATCGAGACTGCGGTCGAGAAGGAGGAGGTCAAGCGCAAGATCTTCCACGAGCTCTGCGCCGTGTTGAAGCCCGAGGCGATCGTCGCCTCGGATACGTCCTCGATCTCGATCACGCGCCTTGCCGCCGCCACCGACCGGCCCGAGCGCTTCATCGGCATCCACTTCATGAATCCGGTGCCGCTGATGGAGCTGGTGGAGCTGATCCGCGGCATCGCCACCGACGATGCGACCTTCGAGGCATCCAAGGAATTCGTCGCCAAGCTCGGCAAGCAAGTCGCGGTCTCCGAGGATTTCCCGGCCTTCATCGTCAACCGCATCCTGCTGCCGATGATCAACGAGGCGATCTACACGCTGTACGAAGGTGTCGGCAACGTCGAGGCGATCGACGCGGCGATGAAGCTCGGGGCGCACCATCCGATGGGTCCGCTCGAGCTTGCCGATTTCATCGGCCTCGATACCTGCCTGTCGATCATGCAGGTGCTGCACGAGGGCCTCGCCGACTCCAAGTACCGTCCGTGCCCGCTCCTGGTGAAATACGTCGAGGCCGGCTGGCTCGGCCGCAAGACCCAGCGCGGCTTCTACGATTATCGCGGCGCCAAGCCGGTTCCGACGCGCTGA
- the tlpA gene encoding thiol:disulfide interchange protein TlpA, whose product MLDTKPSATRRIPLVIATVAVGGLAGFAALYGLGLSRAPTGDPACRAAVATAQKIAPLAHGEVAALTMASAPLKLPDLAFEDADGKPKKLSDFRGKTLLVNLWATWCVPCRKEMPALDELQGKLSGPNFEVVAINIDTRDPEKPKTFLKEANLTRLGYFNDQKAKVFQDLKAIGRALGMPTSVLVDPQGCEIATIAGPAEWASEDALKLIRAATGKAAAAL is encoded by the coding sequence ATGCTCGACACGAAGCCCTCCGCCACGCGCCGGATCCCCCTCGTCATCGCCACCGTGGCGGTCGGCGGACTGGCCGGCTTCGCTGCGCTGTACGGGCTGGGCCTGAGCCGGGCGCCTACCGGCGATCCGGCCTGCCGGGCGGCAGTGGCTACGGCGCAAAAAATCGCCCCGCTCGCCCATGGCGAGGTGGCGGCGCTGACCATGGCGAGCGCGCCCCTGAAGCTGCCCGACCTCGCTTTCGAGGACGCCGACGGCAAGCCGAAAAAGCTGTCCGATTTCCGCGGCAAGACGCTGCTGGTGAACCTCTGGGCCACCTGGTGCGTGCCCTGTCGGAAGGAAATGCCGGCGCTGGACGAGCTCCAGGGCAAGCTTTCGGGCCCGAATTTCGAGGTGGTCGCGATCAATATCGACACCCGCGACCCCGAGAAGCCCAAGACCTTCCTGAAAGAGGCCAATTTGACCCGGCTCGGCTATTTCAACGATCAGAAAGCCAAGGTTTTCCAGGATCTTAAGGCCATAGGCCGGGCGCTCGGCATGCCGACCTCGGTGCTGGTCGACCCGCAGGGCTGCGAGATCGCGACGATCGCGGGACCGGCGGAATGGGCGAGCGAGGACGCGCTCAAGCTGATCCGGGCTGCGACGGGCAAGGCCGCCGCGGCGCTTTAA
- the argH gene encoding argininosuccinate lyase, whose amino-acid sequence MSNKMWGGRFSERPDEIMEEINVSIDVDRHLYAQDIAASKAHAAMLATQGIITASDAKNIGKGLDTILSEIGKGGFTFKRALEDIHMNVESRLSELIGPAAGRLHTARSRNDQVATDFRLYVRDVIDETDAALAAFQQALVARALEHAGTVMPGFTHLQTAQPVTFGHHLLAYVEMAARDRGRFQDARKRLNESPLGAAALAGTSFPIDRHATAKALLFDRPMANSLDAVSDRDFVLETLSAASICAVHMSRFAEEIVIWTSPLVGLIRLSDKFTTGSSIMPQKRNPDAAELVRAKTGRVIGALNGLLIVMKGLPLAYQKDMQEDKQGAMEGFAALSLAIRAMTGMVRDLAPDEAKMKAAAGEGYATATDLADWLVRTLKMPFREAHHVTGRIVAKAAEGGVALHELPLKEMQAIEPRITKDVLGVLSVESSVKSRTSFGGTAPKNVASQAKSWAKRLEKERKLG is encoded by the coding sequence ATGAGCAACAAGATGTGGGGCGGCCGGTTCTCGGAACGTCCCGATGAGATCATGGAAGAGATCAACGTCTCCATCGACGTCGATCGTCACCTCTATGCCCAGGACATTGCCGCGTCCAAGGCCCACGCCGCGATGCTTGCCACGCAGGGCATCATCACGGCCTCTGATGCGAAAAATATCGGCAAGGGTCTAGACACGATTTTGTCAGAGATCGGCAAGGGCGGCTTCACGTTCAAGCGCGCGCTCGAGGACATTCACATGAATGTCGAGAGCCGCCTGTCCGAGCTGATCGGCCCCGCCGCCGGCCGGCTGCACACCGCGCGCTCGCGCAACGACCAGGTCGCCACCGACTTCCGTCTCTATGTCCGCGACGTCATCGACGAGACCGATGCCGCGCTCGCCGCGTTCCAGCAGGCGCTGGTCGCGCGCGCGCTGGAGCATGCCGGCACCGTGATGCCCGGCTTCACGCATCTGCAGACCGCGCAGCCCGTGACCTTCGGCCATCATTTGCTCGCCTATGTCGAGATGGCCGCGCGCGACCGCGGCCGTTTCCAGGACGCCCGCAAGCGGCTCAACGAATCGCCGCTCGGCGCCGCCGCGCTTGCCGGCACCTCGTTCCCGATCGACCGCCACGCGACCGCAAAGGCGCTTCTGTTCGACCGGCCGATGGCGAACTCGCTCGACGCGGTCTCCGACCGCGACTTCGTGCTGGAGACGCTGTCGGCGGCTTCCATCTGCGCCGTGCACATGTCGCGCTTTGCCGAGGAGATCGTGATCTGGACCTCGCCGCTGGTCGGCCTCATCCGCCTCAGCGACAAGTTCACCACCGGCTCCTCGATCATGCCGCAGAAGCGCAACCCGGATGCCGCCGAGCTCGTACGCGCCAAGACCGGCCGCGTCATCGGTGCGCTCAACGGTCTCCTGATCGTGATGAAGGGCCTGCCGCTCGCCTACCAAAAGGACATGCAGGAGGACAAGCAGGGCGCGATGGAGGGCTTTGCCGCGCTGTCGCTCGCCATCCGCGCCATGACCGGCATGGTCCGCGACCTCGCGCCCGATGAGGCCAAGATGAAGGCCGCCGCCGGCGAGGGCTATGCCACCGCGACGGATCTGGCCGACTGGCTGGTGCGGACGCTGAAGATGCCGTTCCGCGAGGCGCACCACGTCACCGGCCGCATCGTGGCCAAGGCCGCCGAGGGCGGCGTGGCGCTGCACGAGCTGCCGCTGAAGGAGATGCAGGCGATCGAGCCCAGGATCACCAAGGACGTGCTCGGCGTGCTCTCGGTCGAATCGTCGGTGAAGAGCCGGACCAGCTTCGGCGGTACCGCGCCGAAGAACGTGGCGTCGCAGGCAAAGAGCTGGGCGAAGCGGCTGGAAAAAGAGCGAAAATTGGGCTGA